A window of Limosilactobacillus sp. WILCCON 0051 genomic DNA:
ATGAGGCCTATGCTGCTACGGTTCGTGAAGTCCTGTCCAGCATGGTCAAATCTCACAGTACGACGGATGCTGATAGTAAAGATCAGTTCACGTCGCTGTTTGACAAACGACCAGTACAGCAGACTGGCATCTTAGTTATCACATCTGACCGGGGATTGGTAGGAAGCTACAACAGCAACGTTATCAAAGAAACCCTGGAAACGATGAAAAAACACCATTTGAATAAAGACAACACGGTTTTCCTGACGATTGGACGAACCGGGACCGAGTTCTTTAAGAAACGCGGTATGAACGTTGTTTATGAGTACACTGGTGTTAGTGACGTGCCAACGTACAAAGAAGTCCGCGGGATCGTTAAGACCACGGTACAAATGTACAATGACGGAGTATTTGACGAACTTTTCCTGTCATATAATCACTACGTCAATCGGATTACGTCACACGTTCGAGTTCAAAAGATGATGCCAGTGTCAGAAGA
This region includes:
- a CDS encoding F0F1 ATP synthase subunit gamma, which translates into the protein MPASLATVKRKIQSTKSTRQITSAMQMVSTAKLNQIQHHTKAYEAYAATVREVLSSMVKSHSTTDADSKDQFTSLFDKRPVQQTGILVITSDRGLVGSYNSNVIKETLETMKKHHLNKDNTVFLTIGRTGTEFFKKRGMNVVYEYTGVSDVPTYKEVRGIVKTTVQMYNDGVFDELFLSYNHYVNRITSHVRVQKMMPVSEDSMTDDQPAVSEESTDKTRISPEFEFEPSANDIVSVIVSQYAESLVYGAILDAKTSEHSSSANAMSSASDNADEIISDLELQYNRARQAAITTEITEITGGMTAQE